The following are encoded together in the Ignavibacteriales bacterium genome:
- a CDS encoding zinc ribbon domain-containing protein — protein sequence MPIFEYQCQECKTKFDVFHKSQNQTEKINCPKCNSDKSRKLFSTFSAAVSNSGSDSYGGCSDGNCTVPNSGGCASGMCGLN from the coding sequence ATGCCCATATTTGAATATCAATGTCAGGAATGTAAAACGAAATTTGATGTATTTCATAAATCTCAAAATCAAACCGAAAAAATAAATTGTCCGAAATGTAATTCAGATAAAAGCAGAAAATTGTTTTCAACTTTTAGCGCGGCAGTGAGTAATTCTGGGAGCGATTCTTACGGCGGTTGCAGTGATGGGAATTGTACAGTACCAAATTCCGGTGGTTGTGCATCTGGAATGTGTGGGTTAAATTAG
- a CDS encoding rhodanese-like domain-containing protein, producing MKTLNSVIVFLFLFQIFGCAQQADENNMIVQQLKEEMKANENLIILDVRTPAELKGPLGQIDGVINIPVQELESRLGELKEYKSNEIAVICRTGNRSGVATKILLQNGFKAKNVLGGMTEYINQK from the coding sequence ATGAAAACTTTAAATTCAGTAATTGTATTCTTATTTCTTTTTCAAATATTTGGATGTGCTCAGCAGGCGGACGAAAATAATATGATCGTTCAGCAGCTAAAAGAAGAGATGAAAGCAAATGAGAATTTAATTATTCTCGACGTTCGAACACCGGCTGAGCTTAAAGGTCCACTCGGTCAAATTGATGGAGTGATTAACATCCCTGTTCAGGAATTAGAAAGCAGGCTGGGGGAATTAAAAGAATATAAATCAAATGAAATCGCAGTAATTTGCCGCACCGGAAATCGTTCTGGGGTTGCAACCAAAATTCTGCTGCAAAATGGCTTTAAAGCTAAAAATGTTTTGGGCGGCATGACAGAATATATCAATCAAAAATAA
- a CDS encoding peptidylprolyl isomerase, with protein sequence MKFRILILYVMIWCNLFAGTEKKDDPVLATIGSHQITLSEFSDRYTDYLVSAGVQDKYYIREAILNNLINEVILYYYDDNKSTFNDLEYSNEMEWVRKQAILAFLKDQEVYAKISVTEDELRDAFVKVNENISARHLFTATDDEANNLYNLLQMGFDFNTLAKQVFTDSVLQNNGGYLGYFTWGDMDPEFEDAAFKLKIGEISKPVKTAHGYSIIKLEDRQPHPLLTEYEFQTKKNKLEQTLRLRKRNPFERNYLNQIYDKSKVIGCKKNYKKTTG encoded by the coding sequence ATGAAGTTTCGAATTCTCATTTTATATGTAATGATTTGGTGCAATTTATTTGCAGGCACAGAAAAAAAAGACGACCCCGTATTAGCCACGATTGGCTCACATCAAATAACACTCTCCGAATTTTCTGACCGATACACAGATTATTTAGTATCCGCCGGCGTGCAGGATAAATATTATATCCGCGAAGCAATTCTAAATAATCTGATCAACGAAGTTATCCTTTATTATTATGACGATAATAAATCAACCTTCAACGATTTGGAATACAGTAACGAGATGGAATGGGTGCGCAAGCAAGCGATACTTGCATTTTTAAAAGATCAGGAAGTTTATGCAAAAATTAGCGTAACCGAAGATGAGCTTCGTGATGCTTTTGTAAAAGTTAATGAAAATATTTCAGCACGTCATTTGTTTACTGCAACGGATGACGAAGCAAACAATTTGTACAACCTGCTTCAAATGGGATTTGATTTTAACACATTAGCAAAGCAGGTTTTTACAGATTCGGTTCTGCAAAATAACGGCGGCTACCTTGGTTATTTTACTTGGGGCGACATGGATCCTGAGTTTGAAGATGCAGCTTTCAAACTAAAAATTGGTGAAATATCCAAACCTGTAAAAACAGCGCACGGTTACAGTATAATAAAATTAGAAGACAGACAACCCCACCCCTTACTTACCGAATACGAATTTCAAACCAAAAAAAACAAACTGGAACAAACTTTAAGATTGCGTAAACGAAATCCTTTCGAGCGAAATTACTTGAATCAGATTTACGACAAGAGCAAAGTAATTGGTTGTAAAAAAAACTATAAAAAAACTACAGGATAA
- a CDS encoding peptidylprolyl isomerase, whose protein sequence is MLNILDAAIVSDSELIDYYKNNIHYFTLPEEINLQEIIVDRKDLSDSLLELIKSGKDFGELARNFSLRDWSAKNNGEIGFSPIDKFGNLKETFSNSNVGELIGPVRIENYYGLFKILGKKDPRPIEFSIIKKSVRDAFIFEQRTKLRDEYINKIRNGLEIKIDYKLLASFNILG, encoded by the coding sequence TTGCTAAATATTCTTGATGCGGCAATTGTTTCCGATTCTGAATTGATTGATTATTATAAAAATAATATTCATTATTTTACGTTGCCCGAAGAAATAAATCTTCAGGAAATTATTGTTGATCGAAAAGATCTGAGTGACAGTCTATTAGAATTGATAAAATCGGGAAAAGATTTTGGTGAACTCGCCCGAAATTTTTCGCTGAGAGATTGGTCAGCAAAAAATAACGGTGAAATTGGTTTTTCACCAATTGACAAATTTGGAAACCTGAAAGAAACATTTTCTAATTCAAATGTTGGTGAATTAATAGGTCCGGTTAGAATTGAAAATTATTATGGACTATTTAAAATTTTAGGTAAAAAAGATCCGAGACCGATTGAGTTTTCGATTATAAAAAAAAGTGTTCGGGATGCATTCATCTTCGAACAAAGAACTAAATTAAGAGATGAATATATTAATAAGATTCGAAATGGTTTGGAAATCAAAATTGATTACAAACTGTTGGCTTCTTTTAATATTTTAGGATAG